The following DNA comes from Hordeum vulgare subsp. vulgare chromosome 3H, MorexV3_pseudomolecules_assembly, whole genome shotgun sequence.
ATGCTGAACTTTCGTTTAGTACTTTCCTCTCTGAACTCATTTTCATAAGTCTAAAATTGTCTGGGATAAATCTTTTCCTTGATGAACACACATGCCGGTACCTTGTAGTTGGCGCCTTCTGCAATACAAGGGCCCTCGTATTTCTTTGATAACACCATGTTGATTTATTTGTTGGACTACCATGTTGATTATGTTCAGTGCTGTAGATGCTTAGAAAAGAAAGGGCTATACACTATCTTGTAACCACATGTTCTAATCCTTGCACCTCCTTGGTAGTTGAAATTAAATAGTGGCAGTTCCTGAAGGACTATACACTATCTTCTAACCACACATTCTTTTGGCCAATTCGTAAGCTTCTGTTTCCTTCTTCATTCTGAGATGCTTAACTCAGAGTTTCTCACCTAAGTCCAACTGTCCAAGAAAGGATGAATCTGCTCTTCATTTTTTGtgttcttttgaactcaataATGAGAAGGTTAAGTTGGTCATACTTACACATGCAACATGAGCTTAATTCTATTGCCACAAGCAAGGCTGTACCCTATATGTCAAAAATTTAAGCCACTTCAGTTTTTTAGGTCGTAAGCCGACTTATGTGGTTTCAAAGATGAAACTGCATTCTGTAAGAAAACATTAGCTAGTTCAAGATATCTTTAGAACGACTTCACTGTGAAAACATTGACGCCTACTGAGATGCCTTTCTCTTTCTACTAGCAAGGTCATTTCTCTTCACTTTTCGAAACAAGGGCGTGTTCTTATTACTGCTAGCATGGATGGAGTTATATGTGAATTGGATACTTGTACTGGAAAACCCAACGGCACTTTGAAAGTTTCGAAGAAGTCAATTAATTCTTTGACAGTTTCTCATGGTAAGTGCAACTTTTGTCTCCATGTGTTCTTTATGCATGCTTAACAAGATCTTTTTATACGTGTTTGTTGTATTCATGGTAGGTCTTCAACATATATGGGTTATTTGTAAAGCAGTGTGAATTGCATTAGGAAGGATCTCATTATGATTTCCTTAAATATTTGTTCATCGTCATGTGGGCCTGTTATGGACCTTGATCCACAACAATATATATTGGGCAGGGTAAGGACCTGAAGACCAGAGACATGGCACTCACCCTCAACAAGGGTAGAGCTCTAGTCCCCTCTAAGGACTAAGGAGGCCTGTAAAACTTTTGTTTATTTCATTGCTTAATCAAAAAAGTTATGTGATAGCCCTTTTGTAGGAAACTAGACTTGTCCCACAAGACACGGACTCTATCTCTGATCTTCCCAAGTAAACTGATATTGCCTAATTCTATTACTCTTTCCCTAATTAACTTATTTATGTCTCCTAATGTTCATGTGGCTGGTTCCTAATATAGCCTATGCACGTGCTGCGATGCTGGGCAACCTCTTTAGCCCAAGTATTAGCCTTTAGAGCACGTATGTGGATTGCCAGTAAAAGtatttttttctttaaataacacAAGCTGCGGGTGTCACCCTGCCAGGAACAAACTCAGGTGGAAGTACTCTATTGTACTCCACCTTTAGTGCAGTACAAATATTTAGTGTCAGGGCTACTATACGTTTGCGTCTTTAGTGCGAAAATATATTTAGTTGATCGAGTGTATTGGAGCAAATATCTGTCTAACTTCCAGTCTTTCTTGAATATAGCACCTTAGGTCATTATTGTTTAGATCTTGGTTtacatattatcttgtcaactttgtgtGTTTTCTGGACTTACATTGTAGCCGTGCACTTTGCAGATGAGAAGTTTATGGTTGTCTCAGGTAAGACAGCAAAATTATACAGTATGAAGGATAAAAAAGAGATTCTGAAGATTCCTTCTGATGATGTATGCTATTCTTACTCTTGTTTCGTACTTGCGCCGATCTCCCTCCCCCCTCTCGCTGTGTCACGTAATGAAAGAGGCTTTAACTTTTAATGTTTTATCGGCGCCATTGCGATTGCAGGGCCCTATCCAGCTGATGTCTGTGTCCGATGAAGCGCGCACATTAGTTTCTTGTACTGACAATAATAAAGAAGTCAAAGTCTGGTCTTGTGATCACCACAATTGCACTATCATTTCTACAGTCTCCCTTGTCATGCATACTCAGCCAAAGACAGTAGAGTGTAAAAGGAGCACATCATATGAAGCCGGGGGAATTGTTCTTGCAGTATCGAAGAAAGGTGTGGCTTATGTGTGGCACTTGCAGACCCTTACCCAAGATGAAGTAGTGCCCACCAAAATCTCAGTAAAAAAATCATTTGATAAAAAGGGCCGTGTCCCAATTATTTTAGCTAAGTTATGTGATGCCGAAGAAGACAACACAATCAAGGTTCATGTTGTGTTTGGATCACTAGACTGTTTACAGTTCAAGATTATTGTATTGGGTGAGAATTGTGAGGACATCAACTTGGTTGCGTAATCTGATGCATTAGCTTTGGAAGAGCAAGATGCAAAAGGTTTGTTCAAATCTCTGTTGCTGCCCAGCCATCATTATTAGCACAGTAAGGTCAGTAAACATGCATAGTGACAGTAACAAGTACTGCTCCTTTCCAGATCGAATGACTTGCTTAGATAACAGCTAGCCTAAATAACGTATGGCCAATTTGGAAGTAGACAGAACATGTAAGTACTCATATTCTGTTGATGAAAAGGTGATGCActtagggcgtgtttggttgcctgGGT
Coding sequences within:
- the LOC123443980 gene encoding uncharacterized WD repeat-containing protein alr2800-like isoform X1 — protein: MAATPPPPDAFAFSPDGELFAAVSDRRIQVWSTRGGQKIAGWTDPIADQDDSYSCIACSSVWKKQKNDGDLIVVAVGTANGEVLALDSTGVIWKNACHTGKVISLHFSKQGRVLITASMDGVICELDTCTGKPNGTLKVSKKSINSLTVSHDEKFMVVSGKTAKLYSMKDKKEILKIPSDDGPIQLMSVSDEARTLVSCTDNNKEVKVWSCDHHNCTIISTVSLVMHTQPKTVECKRSTSYEAGGIVLAVSKKGVAYVWHLQTLTQDEVVPTKISVKKSFDKKGRVPIILAKLCDAEEDNTIKVHVVFGSLDCLQFKIIVLGENCEDINLVA
- the LOC123443980 gene encoding uncharacterized protein LOC123443980 isoform X3, whose translation is MEKCLSHWVISLHFSKQGRVLITASMDGVICELDTCTGKPNGTLKVSKKSINSLTVSHDEKFMVVSGKTAKLYSMKDKKEILKIPSDDGPIQLMSVSDEARTLVSCTDNNKEVKVWSCDHHNCTIISTVSLVMHTQPKTVECKRSTSYEAGGIVLAVSKKGVAYVWHLQTLTQDEVVPTKISVKKSFDKKGRVPIILAKLCDAEEDNTIKVHVVFGSLDCLQFKIIVLGENCEDINLVA